In one Armatimonadota bacterium genomic region, the following are encoded:
- a CDS encoding tetratricopeptide repeat protein, translated as MEKPFDKRLPYLIGTALVLITFAVFWQVLTSDFLNYDDDYFVTDNHHVQLGLKWQSIKWALTTLYQCFWHPLVWLSYLIDRQIFGPGPFGFHLVNLLLHLANVFLLFIVMDRFMRSIWKSAFVAALFGIHPLHVESVAWISERKDVLSTLFWILTMWAYLFYVEKPGVKRYLLVLVLFFFGLTAKSMLMTLPIVLLLFDYWPLHRTNLAWHSLQSFFERKNKNLVLEKLPLLVLSIAFGVISIIAQRKGGAMSTLIDVPLWSRIGNAFLSYAKYILKMFWPRGLAAFYPHPGHELPIWQAIASVLVLAGITVMAFRIAAKRPYFVVGWLWYVITLIPVIGIIQVGSFGMADRFTYVPLIGLFIIVAWGLPDLIALGRVNEKEAENLGAESYLSSFPSVLPLVSCISITALSICTWFQVGYWKNSKTLFTHTLAVTRNNFAGHLNLGIALEVSGNVNDAIRHYYRALEINPLSDKVYNNLGVALEKQGRFQEAIECLQKAVELKPNSPDAHGNLAMMLADAKRFDEAVYHCEELLRLAPYDPVAHWLRGRLHAAMGNPAAAEAEFRQSLRLQPNFADGHFHLGLVLKSMGRDAEAEAEYRETIRLNPNHSAAHNNLGNMLFSRHDYEGAIDEYRQAVEANPQNQQAQNNLAAAFLYSGNYLEAWRQVQQCKERGIPVHPAIIRDLSAKMGEPK; from the coding sequence ATGGAAAAACCTTTTGACAAACGCTTACCCTATTTAATTGGAACTGCGCTAGTTCTAATTACCTTTGCAGTTTTTTGGCAAGTACTTACAAGCGACTTTCTCAATTATGATGACGATTACTTTGTGACCGACAACCACCACGTCCAATTGGGGTTAAAGTGGCAAAGCATTAAGTGGGCTCTTACAACTTTATATCAATGCTTTTGGCATCCACTGGTGTGGCTTTCTTACCTGATAGATAGACAAATCTTTGGGCCTGGGCCGTTCGGTTTCCATTTAGTGAACTTGTTGTTGCATCTCGCCAACGTTTTTCTGCTTTTTATAGTAATGGATAGATTTATGCGCTCGATTTGGAAGAGTGCCTTCGTGGCGGCGTTATTTGGAATACATCCGCTACATGTCGAGTCTGTTGCCTGGATTTCGGAAAGAAAAGATGTGCTCAGCACCCTTTTCTGGATTCTTACCATGTGGGCTTACCTTTTCTATGTCGAGAAACCAGGCGTGAAGCGATACCTATTGGTGCTGGTGCTTTTCTTTTTCGGATTGACAGCAAAATCAATGCTAATGACGCTTCCAATTGTCTTGCTTCTTTTCGATTATTGGCCGCTACATCGCACAAACCTTGCCTGGCATTCTTTGCAAAGCTTTTTCGAAAGGAAAAATAAGAATCTCGTACTTGAGAAACTACCTCTTTTGGTGCTCTCGATAGCATTTGGAGTCATAAGCATTATTGCTCAAAGAAAAGGTGGGGCCATGAGCACCTTGATCGATGTGCCACTTTGGAGCCGCATTGGAAATGCTTTCTTGTCTTATGCGAAGTATATTCTGAAGATGTTTTGGCCCAGGGGATTAGCAGCCTTTTATCCGCACCCAGGTCATGAGCTTCCAATTTGGCAAGCTATTGCATCGGTGCTGGTGCTAGCGGGTATCACGGTGATGGCTTTTCGCATTGCCGCAAAGCGCCCGTATTTTGTAGTTGGATGGCTTTGGTATGTAATTACTTTAATACCAGTAATAGGGATTATTCAAGTTGGTTCATTTGGAATGGCGGACCGTTTTACCTATGTGCCGCTGATTGGCTTGTTCATAATAGTTGCATGGGGATTGCCAGACCTAATTGCGCTTGGGCGAGTAAATGAAAAGGAGGCGGAAAACCTAGGCGCTGAATCTTATTTATCATCTTTCCCCTCTGTTCTTCCGCTGGTTTCGTGCATTTCTATCACTGCTTTAAGTATATGCACTTGGTTCCAAGTGGGATATTGGAAAAACTCTAAGACTCTCTTTACGCATACTCTTGCTGTAACGAGAAATAACTTCGCCGGTCATCTCAATCTGGGTATCGCACTCGAAGTTAGCGGCAACGTCAACGATGCCATCAGGCATTATTACAGAGCACTGGAGATAAACCCACTGAGCGATAAGGTGTACAACAATCTCGGAGTCGCACTGGAGAAGCAAGGGCGTTTCCAGGAAGCGATAGAGTGCTTGCAAAAAGCGGTAGAACTCAAGCCAAACAGCCCAGATGCCCATGGGAACTTGGCGATGATGCTTGCAGATGCCAAAAGGTTTGATGAGGCTGTCTATCATTGCGAAGAACTGCTTCGCCTAGCTCCGTATGATCCGGTTGCACATTGGCTAAGAGGTAGATTGCACGCGGCAATGGGCAATCCTGCCGCCGCAGAAGCGGAGTTTCGCCAATCTCTGAGACTTCAGCCTAATTTTGCTGACGGACATTTCCACTTGGGATTGGTTCTTAAGTCAATGGGACGCGATGCCGAAGCGGAGGCGGAATATCGTGAGACAATTCGCTTAAACCCCAATCATTCGGCAGCTCACAATAATTTGGGGAATATGCTTTTCAGCCGCCATGACTACGAAGGAGCAATAGACGAATACCGCCAGGCAGTCGAGGCTAATCCACAGAACCAACAGGCGCAGAATAATCTTGCTGCGGCTTTCTTATACTCAGGCAATTACCTTGAAGCTTGGCGTCAAGTACAGCAATGCAAGGAACGCGGAATCCCTGTTCATCCTGCAATTATCCGTGATCTCTCTGCAAAAATGGGCGAACCGAAATAG
- a CDS encoding tetratricopeptide repeat protein — protein MKENFLVSQSKLWICLFLATAIIIVFGRAVGHNFTNYDDNRYVTENGMVLAGLTWRGVAWAFASTHAANWHPLTWISHMFDVQLFGLKAGGHHFTSIVLHTIATILLFLAFTRMTGFIWRSAFVALLFGIHPLHVESVVWVAERKDVLAAVFGILALLAYIRYVQRPKIVTYLWVVVFFAMGLLAKPMLVTLPFVFLLLDFWPLGRTRLCHCSLVASTTSKIKTLVSEKLPLFVFSALVCTVTYIVQQKGGAVTSTEQFPLGIRIENTLVAYVAYIGKMIWPQKLAVFYPHPVAMLPIWQVIGAGIFLAAVTSIVIVASRSKPYLATGWFWYLGTLVPVIGIVQVGAQAMADRYTYIPLIGLFVIIAWGIPDLIKCTVVNREADEKKKRGLTLISFRLSSILPFAAGLVVFSFTTCAYIQVGYWRDSVSLFTHALASTSNNALAHNNLGLALADKGDISTAIRHYRRALEIKPDFPLAHNNIGLALVDMKRFDEAVSHFKEALKSEPRSAVFRNNYGTALVGQGNPREAIEQFKEALRINPDYAAAHTNMGLAFAKLGEFDRAILEYEKSLKLNPRDVRTIINLGVAFAMLGKFDKAIEVYQRALALNPESADIHNNLGLAYASQGKIDEALEHYEEAIRIQPSLGQAHYNIAVVLAMKGRYAEAWREVHLSTRYGYAVNPAFVQALSQRMANPWPAE, from the coding sequence ATGAAAGAAAATTTCTTGGTTAGCCAATCTAAGCTTTGGATTTGCTTGTTTCTTGCCACCGCCATAATTATTGTGTTCGGTCGTGCGGTTGGTCATAATTTTACCAACTATGATGACAACCGTTATGTTACCGAGAATGGCATGGTTTTGGCAGGATTGACTTGGCGAGGGGTCGCCTGGGCATTTGCGAGTACTCATGCGGCTAACTGGCATCCTCTAACTTGGATTTCTCATATGTTTGACGTCCAATTGTTTGGACTGAAAGCGGGTGGGCACCATTTCACTAGCATCGTTCTCCATACTATTGCTACCATTCTCTTGTTTCTTGCCTTTACGCGAATGACGGGTTTTATTTGGAGAAGCGCTTTTGTGGCGTTGCTTTTTGGTATCCATCCTCTTCATGTAGAATCAGTAGTGTGGGTTGCTGAACGCAAGGATGTTCTTGCCGCTGTTTTTGGTATTTTGGCGTTGCTAGCATATATTCGATATGTCCAACGCCCTAAAATTGTCACCTACCTCTGGGTTGTAGTATTTTTTGCTATGGGACTTCTTGCCAAGCCTATGCTTGTTACTTTGCCCTTTGTATTTCTTCTTCTCGATTTTTGGCCTCTCGGTCGCACTCGCCTTTGTCATTGTTCGTTAGTTGCTTCAACCACGAGTAAAATTAAAACCCTAGTTTCAGAGAAGTTGCCGTTATTTGTTTTCTCCGCTCTAGTATGTACGGTAACATACATCGTACAGCAAAAAGGCGGGGCTGTGACCTCAACGGAGCAATTTCCACTTGGCATAAGGATTGAGAATACATTAGTTGCATATGTCGCCTATATCGGTAAAATGATTTGGCCGCAGAAGCTGGCTGTCTTCTATCCGCATCCAGTCGCCATGTTGCCAATATGGCAGGTCATAGGGGCTGGTATATTTCTAGCAGCTGTGACTTCAATTGTAATCGTTGCATCACGGAGCAAGCCATATTTGGCAACTGGGTGGTTTTGGTATCTTGGTACGCTTGTTCCCGTAATAGGCATTGTGCAGGTTGGGGCACAAGCGATGGCTGACCGATACACATATATTCCGCTAATAGGGCTTTTTGTGATAATTGCATGGGGAATTCCTGACCTTATTAAATGCACAGTGGTTAATAGAGAAGCTGACGAAAAGAAGAAAAGGGGTTTGACATTAATTTCATTTCGGCTTTCCTCGATTTTGCCATTTGCGGCAGGCTTAGTTGTTTTTTCGTTTACAACATGCGCTTATATTCAGGTTGGTTATTGGAGGGACAGCGTTTCTCTATTCACCCATGCCCTGGCCAGCACGTCAAACAATGCTTTAGCGCATAATAATCTTGGCTTGGCACTGGCTGATAAAGGCGATATTAGTACGGCAATTCGACATTATAGACGAGCACTCGAGATTAAGCCAGATTTTCCTTTGGCGCACAATAATATTGGCCTTGCGCTTGTAGACATGAAGCGCTTTGATGAAGCAGTATCACATTTTAAGGAAGCACTAAAAAGTGAACCTCGTTCGGCAGTATTTAGGAACAATTATGGGACGGCTTTGGTAGGGCAAGGCAACCCAAGAGAAGCAATTGAGCAGTTCAAAGAGGCTTTGAGAATTAATCCAGACTATGCAGCTGCTCATACGAATATGGGTCTAGCTTTTGCAAAACTGGGCGAATTTGATAGGGCAATTTTGGAATATGAGAAGTCTTTAAAACTCAATCCGAGAGATGTACGGACTATCATAAATCTCGGTGTTGCCTTTGCAATGCTAGGCAAATTTGATAAGGCGATTGAAGTGTATCAAAGGGCGCTGGCTTTGAACCCTGAGTCTGCAGATATTCACAATAACCTTGGGCTTGCTTATGCTTCCCAGGGGAAAATTGATGAAGCATTAGAACATTATGAAGAGGCAATACGCATACAGCCCAGTCTTGGCCAGGCGCACTATAATATTGCAGTTGTTCTTGCAATGAAGGGGCGATATGCGGAAGCATGGCGAGAAGTTCATCTAAGCACACGGTATGGTTATGCTGTAAATCCTGCATTTGTGCAGGCGCTATCACAGCGAATGGCTAATCCTTGGCCAGCCGAATGA
- a CDS encoding tetratricopeptide repeat protein has translation MRKAKKTKPRYFPTWLLVTLVTIAVFSPVVTYKFVTWDDNVNIYDNPNFKPVTFQNILGFWQKPFEHLYIPLTYTIWALQAVVAYVPGRRGAEAFNPHVFHACNLFLHVLSVLVVFILLKMLLATASSNISRSPFSRKGVKIQKEMQPRRAEGLNFLHAELAAVLGALFFALHPMQVESVAWVTGMKDVLCGLLSLAAVWQYLLYVKIAGEPGIGRKAFVHYALAVLFYILALLTKPSAVIVPFVALVFAWGEMGRSLRQTTCDLLPLVVIAVPWAIMTSIIQGSDHTAYITPIWKRPFIVGDTLTFYLYKLIVPISLGVDYGRRPEVVLEHWWAYVAWVVPVGLGVLIWRLKERKLWSAAAVFAIGILPVSGVIPFAFQTYSTVADRYVYFSMLGPALALAWFASIRPMKNVKAGLVTLLVVLGTLTIFQSRYWANTSLLFQHAVEVNPRSSAAYYNLGLEYAEQDELEKAIQLFRKALEIKPDYDKAHNNLGVSLAGQGKLDEAAAHLTEAIKITPNYAKAHYNLGVVLEAQGKEVEAVEHFKKAVRILPDYLEAYKALGKTLVRLGEMEEAVMYFSKAVRINPNDPDVQMGLGMSLGNIGRLNEAIEHLRKASELKPGDAEIHNNLAVALYIKGDYQGAWDQITLSRNCGGNPNPQFIAEVARKLKR, from the coding sequence ATGCGTAAGGCTAAGAAGACAAAGCCAAGGTACTTTCCAACATGGCTATTGGTAACTTTGGTTACGATTGCTGTCTTTTCTCCAGTTGTCACCTACAAGTTTGTTACCTGGGATGACAACGTTAACATATACGATAATCCAAATTTTAAACCAGTAACATTTCAAAATATACTTGGCTTCTGGCAGAAGCCATTCGAGCATTTGTATATCCCCCTGACGTACACCATATGGGCACTTCAGGCAGTCGTTGCCTATGTTCCCGGAAGGAGGGGGGCGGAAGCATTCAATCCCCATGTATTCCATGCGTGTAATCTCTTTCTGCATGTTCTTAGCGTTCTAGTTGTTTTTATTTTGCTGAAAATGCTTTTGGCTACGGCAAGTTCTAACATCAGCCGCTCTCCTTTTTCAAGAAAGGGTGTAAAAATTCAAAAAGAAATGCAGCCCCGGAGAGCCGAAGGTTTAAATTTTCTGCATGCAGAGTTAGCGGCGGTACTTGGAGCGCTTTTCTTTGCCCTTCACCCAATGCAAGTCGAATCCGTTGCGTGGGTCACCGGAATGAAAGATGTGCTTTGTGGACTTCTTTCATTGGCAGCGGTGTGGCAATATCTCCTTTACGTAAAGATTGCAGGCGAGCCTGGAATTGGAAGAAAGGCATTTGTTCATTATGCACTAGCGGTGTTGTTTTATATCCTTGCTCTTCTCACCAAGCCAAGCGCTGTAATTGTGCCGTTCGTGGCGTTGGTGTTCGCTTGGGGGGAGATGGGACGCTCGTTGAGGCAGACCACTTGTGATTTGCTGCCCTTAGTTGTGATTGCTGTTCCTTGGGCAATAATGACCAGCATCATACAAGGGAGCGACCATACTGCATATATCACTCCAATTTGGAAGCGGCCATTTATTGTGGGAGATACGCTCACGTTTTATCTTTACAAGCTTATTGTTCCCATTTCTTTAGGCGTAGATTATGGGCGAAGGCCCGAGGTTGTATTGGAACATTGGTGGGCTTATGTTGCATGGGTTGTTCCTGTTGGCTTGGGTGTTCTAATATGGCGTTTGAAAGAACGAAAATTGTGGTCGGCGGCGGCAGTGTTTGCCATCGGTATTCTCCCTGTGTCTGGGGTCATTCCTTTCGCCTTCCAAACCTATTCAACAGTTGCCGACCGATATGTGTATTTCTCGATGCTTGGCCCTGCACTTGCGCTTGCATGGTTTGCAAGCATTCGGCCAATGAAAAATGTAAAGGCTGGTTTGGTTACCCTGCTTGTGGTTCTCGGCACGCTTACAATTTTTCAAAGTCGGTACTGGGCTAATACCTCACTGCTTTTTCAGCATGCGGTTGAGGTTAACCCACGAAGTTCGGCAGCCTACTATAATCTCGGTCTTGAATATGCCGAACAAGATGAGCTTGAAAAAGCTATTCAGCTATTTAGAAAAGCTTTAGAAATCAAGCCCGATTACGACAAAGCACACAACAATCTTGGTGTTTCATTGGCTGGCCAGGGCAAGCTAGATGAAGCTGCCGCCCATCTTACAGAAGCTATCAAAATCACGCCCAACTATGCAAAGGCACACTACAATCTTGGTGTTGTGCTGGAGGCACAAGGTAAGGAAGTTGAGGCCGTAGAACATTTTAAGAAGGCTGTTAGGATACTTCCTGATTATCTGGAGGCATATAAAGCTTTAGGAAAGACCCTTGTGCGTCTAGGGGAGATGGAAGAAGCCGTGATGTATTTCTCGAAGGCGGTTCGCATAAATCCGAATGATCCAGACGTCCAGATGGGTTTGGGAATGTCTCTTGGAAATATCGGTAGGTTGAACGAGGCTATTGAACATTTGCGCAAGGCTTCGGAGCTTAAACCCGGCGACGCTGAGATTCATAACAACCTGGCGGTTGCGCTTTATATTAAGGGCGACTACCAGGGCGCATGGGACCAAATAACTTTGAGCAGGAACTGCGGTGGAAATCCGAATCCTCAATTCATTGCTGAGGTAGCTCGTAAACTAAAAAGATAA
- a CDS encoding tetratricopeptide repeat protein: MVRGAVGNREKQRLVYIVGVILLTVTITVFLPVLRCGFLNYDDEIYITDNPNVQAGLTFKGIKWAFTSIRAGNWHPLTWISHMLDCQVYGLNPAGHHFTNLVIHSANVLLLFLLLFKITGFVWRSAFVAALFAMHPLHVESVAWIAERKDVLSTLFGILTMWAYVQYVKSPRITTYIFVVIFFVLGLMSKPMLVTLPFLLLLFDYWPLGRFTFDGSSFRVATSGKFKKLLVEKLPLFGLSLLSCAITYFAQSAGGAVASFERMTLGVRAANALVAYTCYMLKMLYPVKLAVLYPHPGSTLPIWNWLGSALLLVAFTLLVVRGSRNKPYLAVGWLWYIGTMVPVIGLVQIGIQAMADRYTYVPLIGLFIIIAWGTPDLIQCLLKARSSKEKASIYSHSLLIVPAVVILVVLTWGARVQIGYWKDSITLFRRALAVTKGNYLAHQNLGVALFHQGKLDAAANEFRAALKLKPSYAPAHNGLGAVLMCQGRYNKAVEHFSTAIRLDPRLEDARNNMAFIMEKWGRNDEAIANYEAVLRINPDDADAHNNLGLVLAKLGHFDKAAAHFSNALKLKPNDAEIHCNLGSAFVKLGRFDEAVRHLSVAVKINPQLIEAHYNLGNAMVSLGELDKAIEEYRNVLRIRPNHIPARNNIAAVLYLQGKYSEAWKEVQKCQSYGGTPNFELIRLLSSKTPRPR, from the coding sequence ATGGTTCGCGGTGCTGTAGGTAATCGAGAAAAGCAAAGACTGGTTTATATTGTTGGCGTTATCCTGTTGACGGTAACCATCACTGTCTTTTTGCCTGTCCTTCGCTGTGGGTTCCTAAACTACGATGATGAGATATATATAACGGATAACCCCAATGTACAGGCTGGTCTTACATTTAAGGGAATAAAGTGGGCATTCACTTCAATACGAGCAGGCAATTGGCACCCTCTGACCTGGATATCGCATATGCTCGACTGCCAAGTTTATGGGTTGAATCCAGCGGGACATCACTTTACGAACCTCGTAATCCACAGCGCTAATGTATTGCTTTTATTCTTGCTTTTATTTAAAATAACAGGCTTTGTATGGAGGAGTGCTTTTGTAGCCGCCTTGTTCGCGATGCATCCTCTCCATGTTGAATCTGTGGCTTGGATTGCAGAGCGAAAGGATGTACTCAGCACACTTTTTGGGATACTTACGATGTGGGCATATGTTCAATATGTCAAGTCACCGCGAATTACAACTTATATTTTTGTAGTAATCTTTTTTGTCTTAGGTCTTATGTCCAAGCCAATGCTCGTGACTCTTCCCTTCTTGTTATTGCTTTTTGATTATTGGCCTCTTGGCAGGTTTACTTTTGATGGTAGTTCATTTCGAGTGGCTACCTCTGGTAAGTTCAAAAAATTATTGGTGGAAAAATTACCCTTATTCGGGCTATCCCTATTGTCGTGTGCGATAACCTATTTTGCCCAAAGTGCAGGAGGAGCCGTCGCTTCATTCGAACGCATGACGCTGGGGGTTCGGGCTGCAAATGCTTTGGTAGCATATACATGCTACATGCTCAAGATGCTTTATCCGGTAAAGCTGGCAGTGCTATACCCTCATCCTGGGAGCACCTTGCCGATATGGAATTGGCTTGGCTCGGCATTGCTCTTGGTTGCCTTTACCCTGTTGGTAGTCAGAGGTTCAAGAAACAAACCATATTTAGCAGTAGGCTGGCTTTGGTATATAGGCACGATGGTTCCGGTAATTGGCCTCGTTCAAATTGGCATCCAAGCCATGGCAGATAGGTATACGTATGTTCCACTAATCGGGCTCTTCATAATAATTGCGTGGGGTACTCCCGATTTGATTCAATGTTTGCTAAAGGCTCGTTCCTCAAAAGAAAAAGCTTCCATTTACTCTCACTCACTATTAATAGTTCCTGCGGTTGTTATTCTTGTTGTTCTTACTTGGGGTGCTCGAGTTCAAATTGGATATTGGAAGGACAGCATTACTTTATTTCGACGAGCGCTTGCAGTAACGAAAGGCAATTACCTAGCACACCAAAACCTAGGTGTGGCATTGTTCCACCAAGGCAAGCTCGATGCCGCTGCCAATGAGTTCCGTGCCGCGCTGAAGTTAAAGCCATCTTATGCGCCCGCACACAATGGCCTTGGTGCAGTCCTTATGTGCCAAGGTAGGTATAACAAGGCAGTTGAGCACTTCAGTACTGCTATTAGATTGGACCCTCGCCTCGAGGATGCGAGGAATAACATGGCTTTCATCATGGAGAAGTGGGGCAGAAATGACGAGGCAATTGCTAACTATGAGGCAGTTTTACGGATAAATCCTGACGATGCTGATGCTCATAACAATCTCGGCTTGGTATTAGCGAAATTGGGGCATTTTGACAAAGCAGCAGCCCATTTCTCCAACGCACTAAAACTTAAACCCAACGATGCAGAAATTCATTGCAATCTTGGCTCAGCCTTCGTTAAGCTTGGGCGGTTTGATGAAGCAGTTAGGCATCTCAGTGTTGCTGTAAAGATTAACCCGCAATTAATTGAGGCGCACTATAACTTGGGGAATGCCATGGTATCGCTGGGGGAACTTGATAAGGCTATCGAAGAATACAGAAATGTATTGCGAATAAGGCCAAACCATATCCCGGCAAGAAATAACATAGCGGCAGTGTTGTATCTTCAGGGAAAATATTCCGAGGCATGGAAAGAAGTTCAGAAATGTCAAAGTTATGGTGGCACTCCAAATTTTGAATTAATCCGTTTGCTGTCAAGTAAGACACCTCGCCCTCGTTAG
- a CDS encoding trypsin-like peptidase domain-containing protein — MPLRTNGVIWLRMPSFLLIFSIILAVLISLLLPKYFGLAASSTSDITQQNSILPILEKSFREIAQRVESGVVSITAVRPPDLGGNLRENSESLDKYSQRFLHPEYSSNTRDKFSGNFPVQSETANGSGTIIRRDGRNFYILTNYHVVANSYAVSVRLADDTDLKVIVVGVDPATDLAVVRVSSPRLSDENVLPLGDSDKVKVGSWVLAVGSPFGFEHTLTFGIISALQRQLEDKDTQYLNLIQTDAAINKGNSGGPLLDMEGRVIGINTAIASPTGGFIGLGFAIPINDAKEILDELITNGRVVRGWLGIGIQQLTPVLAEYYNVKSGVLVAYVDEKGPASFAGLKSEDIIISYGGVPINNVADLKRLVAHTEPGNRVTLAIVRDGKEINISVRVRESPNTPKARPTAPETPEKLTPGFQTRAMTPAMAKRIGLDVVMGVIVTQVEPGSAAQAAGLEVGDVILALNGKSVGGFRQFAEMWANIQVGDIVVMRVLRDGLPRIIGFRWE; from the coding sequence ATGCCATTGCGTACAAACGGCGTCATTTGGCTGCGAATGCCCTCTTTCCTTTTAATCTTTTCCATAATCCTCGCCGTCTTGATTTCACTTTTGTTGCCAAAATATTTTGGATTGGCGGCAAGTTCAACTTCTGACATTACTCAGCAGAATTCAATCCTCCCGATTCTTGAAAAGTCATTTAGAGAAATTGCCCAACGCGTGGAATCAGGCGTGGTTAGCATAACTGCGGTGCGCCCTCCAGATTTGGGTGGGAACCTTCGCGAGAATTCAGAATCGCTTGACAAGTACTCCCAGCGTTTCTTGCATCCTGAGTATTCTTCTAACACTAGGGATAAGTTCTCAGGCAATTTTCCTGTTCAATCTGAAACTGCAAACGGTTCTGGCACCATAATTCGACGAGATGGACGCAACTTCTATATCCTTACAAATTATCACGTTGTTGCAAATTCGTATGCCGTTTCTGTAAGGCTTGCTGATGATACTGATTTGAAAGTCATAGTTGTTGGTGTAGACCCAGCAACAGATTTGGCGGTTGTGCGGGTATCTTCGCCCAGATTGAGCGATGAGAATGTTTTACCGCTAGGTGATTCAGATAAGGTAAAGGTTGGCTCCTGGGTTCTGGCTGTCGGCAGTCCGTTCGGTTTCGAGCATACGCTTACTTTTGGCATAATAAGCGCTCTTCAGCGCCAACTTGAAGACAAGGATACTCAGTATCTCAATCTAATACAGACCGATGCGGCCATCAACAAAGGCAATAGTGGCGGCCCACTTCTTGATATGGAGGGCAGAGTAATTGGTATAAATACCGCAATTGCATCCCCGACGGGCGGTTTTATTGGTTTGGGGTTTGCAATTCCAATCAACGATGCGAAGGAAATACTGGATGAGCTTATCACCAATGGCCGAGTTGTGCGGGGCTGGCTTGGTATTGGTATACAGCAACTCACCCCAGTGCTTGCGGAATATTACAATGTTAAAAGTGGAGTCCTTGTGGCTTATGTGGATGAGAAAGGTCCTGCTTCTTTTGCTGGCCTTAAGAGTGAGGATATTATTATCTCCTATGGTGGAGTTCCAATCAATAATGTAGCAGACCTCAAGCGTTTGGTAGCTCATACTGAGCCTGGGAACCGGGTAACCCTTGCAATAGTGAGGGATGGGAAGGAAATAAATATATCAGTCCGAGTGAGGGAGTCGCCGAACACGCCAAAGGCACGGCCAACCGCACCAGAAACCCCTGAGAAGTTGACTCCTGGGTTTCAAACTAGGGCGATGACTCCTGCGATGGCAAAACGAATTGGTTTGGACGTTGTGATGGGAGTGATTGTTACGCAGGTAGAGCCGGGGTCTGCGGCGCAGGCAGCAGGCCTTGAGGTTGGCGACGTAATACTAGCGCTTAATGGCAAGTCTGTTGGAGGATTCCGCCAGTTTGCCGAGATGTGGGCGAATATTCAAGTTGGGGATATAGTCGTTATGCGCGTTTTGCGTGATGGGTTGCCCCGGATAATCGGCTTCCGTTGGGAGTAA